The following coding sequences are from one Capsicum annuum cultivar UCD-10X-F1 chromosome 3, UCD10Xv1.1, whole genome shotgun sequence window:
- the LOC107862897 gene encoding palmitoyl-acyl carrier protein thioesterase, chloroplastic isoform X2, producing the protein MSLMIRDLSSLHYTDNFWKTEKHVKECRSLKFDCNAKKKWRAITASADSSGSRSIDTINGKKINGVHVEGHSQSGQRGNVVESGSSSSPKHSYMLGNFVEDKVVYRQSFVIRSYEIGPDKTATMETIMNLLQETALNHVANSGVGSSGFGATREMSLRKLIWVVTRIHIQIEQYSSWGDVVEIDTWVDAAGKNGMRRDWIIRDSNTRKIITRATSKWVIMNIETRRLSKIPEQVKAEVRPFYINRFAIPTAQIDSEKIEKLNDETAQIISSGLAPRWSDMDANQHVNNVKYIGWILEVIKSILLNPLLLF; encoded by the exons ATGTCGTTGATGATCAGGGATTTGAGCAGTTTACATTACACAGATAATTTCTGGAAAACAGAGAAGCATGTGAAGGAATGCCGGagtttgaaatttgattgtaaCGCGAAGAAGAAATGGAGAGCGATAACTGCTAGTGCAGACAGCAGCGGAAGCAGAAGCATTGATACAATTAATGGGAAGAAGATAAATGGTGTTCATGTTGAGGGGCACTCGCAATCAGGACAAAGGGGAAATGTAGTTGAATCAGGATCATCATCATCACCGAAACATTCATATATGTTAGGGAATTTTGTGGAGGATAAGGTTGTGTATAGGCAGTCATTTGTGATTAGGTCTTATGAAATTGGACCTGATAAAACTGCTACTATGGAAACTATCATGAATCTCCTTCAG GAGACAGCTCTAAATCATGTGGCGAACTCAGGGGTTGGTAGTAGTGGATTCGGGGCTACACGAGAGATGAGCCTTAGGAAACTCATATGGGTAGTCACTCGcatacatatacaaattgaaCAATATAGCTCTTG GGGAGATGTGGTAGAGATCGATACATGGGTAGATGCAGCAGGCAAAAATGGAATGAGAAGGGATTGGATCATTCGCGACTCCAACACTCGCAAAATCATCACTAGAGCAACAAG TAAATGGGTGATAATGAACATAGAAACAAGAAGGTTATCCAAAATCCCAGAGCAGGTCAAAGCAGAAGTTCGACCTTTCTACATCAACAGATTCGCGATCCCTACTGCACAAATTGACTCTGAAAAGATTGAGAAACTCAACGATGAAACTGCCCAAATCATCTCTTCCGGCTTAGCT CCGCGATGGAGCGACATGGATGCTAATCAACATGTCAACAATGTCAAATATAttggatggattttggaggtAATTAAAAGCATCCTTTTGAATCCTTTGTTGCTGTTTTAG
- the LOC107862896 gene encoding mitotic-spindle organizing protein 1A, producing the protein MDPEAARTARDSLELVFHMSNILDTGLDRHTLSLLISLCDLGLNPESLAALIKELRQAKQNPSSEQQQRRMG; encoded by the coding sequence ATGGATCCAGAAGCAGCACGTACTGCACGTGATTCACTGGAGCTTGTATTTCATATGTCCAACATTCTTGACACTGGCCTTGATCGTCACACTCTTTCTCTTCTCATTTCTCTCTGTGATTTGGGTCTTAACCCTGAATCATTAGCTGCTCTAATTAAGGAACTTCGTCAAGCAAAACAAAACCCCTCTTCTGAACAACAACAGAGGAGAATGGGTTGA